The following are encoded in a window of Kogia breviceps isolate mKogBre1 chromosome 12, mKogBre1 haplotype 1, whole genome shotgun sequence genomic DNA:
- the CDPF1 gene encoding cysteine-rich DPF motif domain-containing protein 1 isoform X3: MACEAERCPLGVFECQLCALAAPYSYVGQQPPGTQSVVLLEESYVMRDPFTPDKDRFLILGSRCSVCGRLVCVGPECSLFYSKRFCLPCVWENIDAFPQEIQQDLEKRRVPSKRPASQPGSRT; the protein is encoded by the exons ATGGCGTGTGAGGCGGAGCGCTGCCCCTTGGGTGTGTTTGAGTGCCAGCTCTGTGCCTTAGCGGCTCCATATAGCTACGTGGGGCAGCAGCCCCCCGGCACCCAGTCTGTCGT CCTCCTGGAGGAGAGCTACGTCATGAGGGACCCCTTCACCCCCGACAAGGACAGATTCCTGATCCTCGGCTCGAGATGCAGCGTATGCGGCCGGCTGGTGTGCGTGGGCCCG GAATGCAGTTTATTCTACTCCAAGAGATTTTGCCTCCCCTGTGTCTGGGAGAACATTGATGCTTTCCCTCAGGAGATTCAGCAAGACTTGGAGAAGAGGAGAGTCCCATCCAAGAGGCCTGCCAGCCAGCCTGGTTCTCGAACATGA